The Qingrenia yutianensis genome includes a window with the following:
- a CDS encoding peptidoglycan D,D-transpeptidase FtsI family protein, whose product MEKRCKSVFKIFAVCCALLLVVMLKIVIFDKEKFTYAASKQHLIPTTVKIYRGMIYDRNYIPFVDGRSYILKKDDGNGKSVRYNVTKRYDERSLARHLVGYVDAKNDGASGLEKRFNSYLSGEGSYVFSSIGDVNSNSIKALPETVKNDGEMQKGIQLTLDYHIQKSAENALDKCGKNGAAVVLDVESFDVLAMASRPDFDQNNVEKYIKNGGTELINRAVSEYNAGSIFKIVTAAAALENGAVGENFTDFCAGAENIDGIEFVCNKKEGHGELDFYSAFAKSCNVCFYDLAISAGSDKLCDMAKKFGIGEIVCGIDGEKHGSAEVGPTRCDTANSAIGQGKIMITPLQAVRMTAVIANGGVMKNVNIVKGKAFDNGGDGGFYYESEKQVVSRDTADKIKDMMYLAVAQGTGRTAYDKKLKICGKTGSAQTGWEENGSLMVHGWFVGFFPYEKPKYAMAVFLENGQSGAEAGKVFLDIARGITE is encoded by the coding sequence ATGGAAAAAAGATGCAAATCGGTTTTTAAAATTTTTGCGGTATGCTGTGCGCTTTTGCTCGTTGTTATGCTGAAAATCGTGATTTTCGACAAGGAAAAATTTACCTATGCCGCGTCGAAACAGCACCTTATTCCCACAACCGTGAAAATCTACCGCGGTATGATTTACGACCGAAATTATATCCCGTTCGTCGATGGCCGAAGTTATATTCTAAAAAAGGACGACGGCAACGGGAAAAGCGTGCGCTACAACGTAACAAAGCGTTACGACGAGCGCAGTCTTGCGCGTCATTTGGTAGGTTACGTCGACGCGAAAAACGACGGCGCGAGCGGACTTGAAAAACGGTTTAATTCGTATCTTTCGGGCGAGGGAAGCTATGTTTTCAGCTCAATCGGCGACGTCAACAGCAACAGCATAAAAGCTTTGCCCGAAACGGTGAAAAACGACGGCGAAATGCAAAAGGGCATACAGCTGACGCTTGATTATCACATTCAGAAATCGGCGGAAAACGCGCTTGACAAGTGCGGAAAAAACGGCGCGGCAGTGGTTTTGGACGTTGAAAGCTTTGACGTTCTTGCAATGGCGTCACGCCCCGATTTTGACCAGAATAACGTTGAAAAATATATAAAAAACGGCGGAACGGAGCTTATAAACCGCGCGGTGTCGGAGTATAACGCAGGCAGTATTTTTAAAATCGTAACCGCCGCGGCGGCGCTGGAAAACGGCGCAGTCGGCGAAAATTTTACCGATTTTTGTGCCGGTGCGGAAAATATCGACGGCATAGAATTTGTGTGCAACAAAAAAGAAGGGCACGGCGAACTTGATTTTTACAGCGCTTTTGCAAAGTCGTGCAATGTTTGTTTTTATGATTTGGCAATTTCGGCGGGTTCTGATAAGCTGTGCGATATGGCGAAAAAATTCGGGATAGGCGAAATTGTGTGCGGTATAGACGGCGAAAAACACGGCAGTGCCGAGGTTGGTCCGACAAGGTGCGACACCGCGAACAGCGCGATAGGGCAGGGGAAGATTATGATTACACCGTTGCAGGCGGTGCGTATGACGGCGGTTATCGCAAACGGCGGTGTGATGAAAAACGTTAATATTGTCAAGGGAAAAGCGTTTGACAACGGCGGTGACGGCGGGTTTTATTACGAGAGCGAAAAACAGGTTGTGAGCCGTGACACCGCCGATAAAATAAAGGATATGATGTACCTTGCAGTCGCGCAGGGGACGGGCAGAACAGCGTATGACAAAAAATTGAAAATATGCGGAAAAACGGGCAGTGCGCAGACGGGTTGGGAGGAAAACGGTTCTCTTATGGTTCACGGCTGGTTTGTGGGATTTTTCCCGTATGAAAAACCGAAATATGCAATGGCGGTGTTCCTCGAAAACGGACAGAGCGGTGCGGAGGCAGGAAAGGTATTTTTGGATATAGCGAGGGGGATTACGGAGTAA
- the yunB gene encoding sporulation protein YunB: MFRKRRRIFPFFIFFLVTAVLVFSASFVRPLVMSVANTHLKNTAVRIINTAVLKNLSDGSADYSDIVTVSKDANERVSALSVNFSQVNKIKAGLTLDILNGITKSDRADIAIPLGNFFSNEFMWGTGPKIPFKIMPNPTVDVNFRDDFTSAGVNQTVHKIYLDVDANVSAAVPAVKTGARVKTSFLIAQTVIVGEVPETYTGINEIPGSIEDYILDVTP; this comes from the coding sequence ATGTTCAGAAAAAGACGGCGGATTTTTCCGTTTTTTATATTTTTTCTTGTCACGGCGGTTTTGGTTTTTTCCGCGTCGTTTGTGCGTCCGCTGGTGATGTCGGTTGCAAACACGCACCTTAAAAACACCGCCGTGCGCATAATAAACACCGCGGTGCTGAAAAATCTCTCCGACGGGAGCGCGGATTACAGCGATATTGTAACGGTGTCGAAGGACGCAAACGAGCGCGTGAGCGCGCTTTCGGTGAATTTTTCGCAGGTGAACAAAATCAAGGCAGGGCTTACGCTCGACATTTTAAACGGCATAACAAAATCGGACCGCGCCGACATTGCAATACCGCTCGGAAACTTTTTTTCAAACGAATTTATGTGGGGAACGGGTCCGAAAATACCGTTTAAAATTATGCCGAACCCAACTGTTGACGTGAATTTCCGCGACGATTTTACGTCGGCAGGAGTGAACCAAACGGTGCACAAAATCTATCTTGACGTTGACGCAAACGTGTCTGCCGCCGTGCCAGCGGTGAAAACGGGCGCGCGCGTGAAAACGTCGTTTCTCATTGCGCAAACCGTGATTGTGGGCGAAGTGCCCGAAACATACACGGGAATTAACGAAATTCCCGGAAGCATTGAGGACTACATACTCGACGTTACGCCGTAG
- a CDS encoding JAB domain-containing protein, with amino-acid sequence MNNKMNFPDGTLFVGKQAFVPKADGSGYKTVGIDERFGIEVLSDSLNGAENLAETDVQTGGDISDIKFDIDFTFADKAKSAKKEIKPDKKSEKDKSENSETKKTEKTEKPKVISVKFSDTGAHTNGFEDDADDETAEDEPDENIHSGHRARLYERYENLGLEGFAEHEVLEFLLYFVYKRRDTNPIAHRLINEFGSLEDVLKADISDLRDVKGVGDKSALLINFCRQLIIFLNSYKKEGIPLPNKDVMGGFCTDYFKLHPEENFIVLILDAKRRLKKVAPISKGTENETAFYPRKVLKSVIKYRANTVAIAHNHTGNCVHPSDNDIRVTDKISKLLDGIGVPLIDHIVCCNDRYTSLAERGMIGRDTRGMY; translated from the coding sequence ATGAACAATAAGATGAATTTTCCCGACGGCACTTTGTTTGTCGGCAAACAGGCCTTTGTTCCGAAAGCGGACGGAAGCGGTTACAAAACGGTAGGCATTGATGAAAGGTTCGGAATTGAAGTTTTGTCGGACAGTCTTAACGGCGCGGAAAATCTTGCAGAAACGGACGTTCAGACCGGCGGTGACATATCCGATATAAAATTTGACATAGACTTCACCTTTGCGGACAAGGCAAAGAGCGCAAAGAAAGAAATTAAGCCGGACAAAAAATCCGAAAAAGATAAATCAGAAAATTCGGAAACGAAAAAAACCGAAAAGACGGAAAAACCGAAGGTTATTTCGGTTAAATTCAGCGATACCGGTGCGCATACAAACGGCTTTGAAGATGACGCCGATGACGAAACCGCCGAGGATGAGCCGGACGAAAATATTCACAGCGGACACCGCGCGCGTCTTTATGAGCGCTATGAAAATCTCGGTCTGGAGGGTTTTGCCGAGCACGAGGTTCTGGAATTTCTTTTGTATTTTGTATATAAGCGCCGTGACACAAACCCGATTGCGCATCGCCTTATAAACGAGTTCGGAAGTCTTGAGGATGTTCTCAAAGCCGATATTTCCGACCTCCGCGATGTTAAGGGCGTGGGAGATAAAAGCGCGCTTCTTATCAATTTTTGCCGTCAGCTTATAATTTTTCTAAATTCCTATAAGAAAGAGGGCATACCGCTCCCGAATAAAGATGTGATGGGCGGGTTCTGCACCGATTATTTCAAACTGCACCCCGAAGAAAACTTTATTGTGCTTATTCTGGACGCAAAGCGCAGGCTCAAAAAGGTTGCGCCCATAAGCAAGGGTACGGAAAACGAAACTGCGTTTTATCCGCGCAAGGTTTTGAAAAGTGTTATAAAATACAGGGCAAACACCGTTGCCATTGCACATAACCATACCGGCAACTGCGTCCACCCGTCGGATAACGACATAAGAGTTACGGATAAAATCAGCAAACTGCTCGACGGTATAGGCGTTCCGCTGATTGACCATATCGTGTGCTGCAACGACCGGTATACAAGCCTTGCAGAGCGCGGAATGATCGGCAGAGATACGCGCGGAATGTATTAA
- a CDS encoding TlyA family RNA methyltransferase, whose translation MIRGFSLKERLDTALVNKGLAESREKAKAYIMEGIVYVNGQKALKAGDKTGDGDFLEIRGNTLKYVSRGGLKLEKAVDVFDIDLNGRVCVDIGASTGGFTDCMLQNGAKKVYSIDVGYGQLAWKLRNDERVVNIERTNVRYLDLELIKDDIDFVSIDVSFISLKHILPVVYSLLSNDGLCVALIKPQFEAGREEVGKKGVVRDKEVHKKVILNCLNLARLSNLYPIGLDFSPIKGPEGNIEFLMFLSKNAETSGIIGEENQEETAENVVNSAHTTEN comes from the coding sequence ATGATTAGGGGTTTTAGCTTGAAAGAACGATTGGATACGGCGCTTGTTAATAAAGGTCTTGCCGAGAGCAGAGAAAAGGCAAAGGCATACATAATGGAGGGGATTGTTTACGTCAACGGGCAAAAGGCGCTCAAGGCAGGCGACAAAACGGGTGACGGCGACTTTCTCGAAATACGCGGAAACACGCTTAAATACGTCAGCCGGGGCGGTCTTAAACTTGAAAAGGCGGTAGATGTTTTTGACATTGACCTTAACGGCAGGGTGTGCGTCGACATCGGCGCGTCAACGGGCGGATTTACCGACTGTATGCTTCAAAACGGCGCAAAAAAGGTGTATTCCATCGATGTCGGTTACGGTCAGCTTGCGTGGAAACTGCGAAACGACGAACGCGTGGTGAATATCGAGCGCACAAACGTGAGGTATCTCGATTTGGAGCTTATAAAAGACGATATTGATTTTGTTTCGATAGACGTTTCTTTTATCTCGCTAAAGCACATTCTTCCCGTTGTTTATTCGCTTTTGTCGAATGACGGACTGTGCGTTGCGCTTATCAAACCGCAGTTTGAGGCAGGACGCGAGGAGGTAGGCAAAAAAGGCGTTGTGCGCGACAAAGAGGTGCATAAAAAGGTTATTTTAAACTGTTTAAACCTCGCGCGCTTATCAAATCTTTACCCCATAGGACTTGATTTTTCACCTATTAAAGGCCCCGAGGGAAACATAGAATTTTTGATGTTTTTGTCGAAAAATGCCGAAACAAGCGGAATTATCGGCGAAGAAAATCAGGAAGAAACCGCGGAAAACGTTGTAAATTCGGCGCATACGACGGAAAACTGA
- the dxs gene encoding 1-deoxy-D-xylulose-5-phosphate synthase, with the protein MFLEKIKSPDDLKKINKQDYPALCGEIRRALVENVMKTGGHLASNLGVVELTLAYHLVFDCPKDKIVFDVGHQSYVHKMLTGRYEKFSTIRQMGGLSGFPKPSESEYDAFAAGHASTSVSAALGMARARDLLGEDYNVCAFLGDGALGGGMVYEALSDAGTSKTKLLVILNDNEMSIEKNVGGMSEYLSRLRTAKKYLHTKDSVNNLLSKMGKAGDVAKHAISTVKDAFKYSAIAGGVFENLGFTYIGIIDGHNIEMLTKVFERAKELDGPVLIHTFTKKGMGYESAETHPEEFHGVSRKATIITKNAISFSSASGEILKSLALQDEKIVALTAAMGAGCGLCDFAKKFPKRFFDVGIAEQHMVTTAAGMAAGGLKPVVAVYSTFLQRAYDQLIHDVCLQNLNVVFLVDRAGIVGEDGETHQGIFDLSYLSHMPNMKILAPTTYKELEQMMKYALYEANSPVAIRYPRGAISLDDSLPDFEIGKACVVNDGYDAAIFAVGRMNKIAKSAVKILKEKNISAAHINVRSVKPFDMALLEEYSKKCKLVFTLEDNLVNGGFGSYLAVNSNIRNFVNIGWGDEFIPHGKARELFEKYGLDGKGVAEKIENALNNL; encoded by the coding sequence GTCAAACCTGGGTGTTGTGGAGCTTACGCTGGCATATCACCTTGTTTTTGACTGCCCGAAAGACAAAATCGTGTTTGACGTCGGGCATCAAAGCTACGTTCACAAAATGCTCACGGGGCGGTATGAAAAATTTTCTACAATCCGTCAAATGGGCGGACTTTCGGGATTTCCCAAGCCGTCCGAAAGCGAATATGACGCTTTTGCGGCAGGGCACGCAAGCACATCGGTGTCGGCGGCGCTCGGAATGGCGCGTGCGCGCGACCTTCTCGGAGAGGATTACAACGTTTGTGCGTTTCTCGGCGACGGCGCACTGGGCGGAGGTATGGTTTACGAGGCTTTGAGCGACGCAGGCACAAGCAAAACGAAGCTTTTGGTAATTTTGAACGACAACGAAATGTCTATCGAAAAAAACGTCGGCGGAATGTCGGAATATCTTTCGCGTCTGCGCACGGCGAAAAAATATCTTCACACAAAAGACAGCGTTAACAATCTGCTTTCAAAAATGGGAAAAGCCGGAGATGTTGCAAAACACGCTATTTCAACAGTAAAAGACGCGTTTAAATATTCTGCCATTGCCGGCGGAGTTTTTGAAAATCTCGGATTTACATATATCGGAATTATAGACGGGCATAATATCGAAATGCTCACAAAGGTTTTTGAGCGCGCAAAAGAGCTTGACGGACCTGTTCTTATACACACGTTCACAAAAAAAGGAATGGGCTACGAAAGCGCGGAAACGCACCCCGAAGAATTTCACGGAGTGAGCAGAAAAGCTACAATTATAACCAAAAATGCGATTAGTTTTTCGTCTGCGTCGGGCGAAATTTTAAAAAGCCTTGCGCTGCAAGATGAAAAAATCGTCGCGCTCACCGCGGCAATGGGTGCCGGGTGCGGACTTTGCGATTTTGCGAAAAAATTCCCGAAAAGGTTTTTTGATGTCGGCATTGCCGAACAGCATATGGTCACCACCGCGGCAGGTATGGCGGCAGGAGGTTTAAAGCCCGTGGTTGCGGTGTATTCCACGTTTTTACAGCGTGCGTACGACCAGCTTATCCACGACGTTTGCCTGCAAAATTTAAACGTTGTTTTTCTTGTGGACAGGGCAGGAATTGTGGGCGAGGACGGCGAAACGCATCAGGGAATTTTCGATTTGTCGTATCTTTCGCATATGCCGAATATGAAAATTTTGGCGCCCACAACTTATAAAGAGCTTGAACAGATGATGAAATACGCGCTGTATGAGGCAAATTCGCCCGTTGCGATACGCTATCCGCGCGGTGCAATTTCGCTTGACGACAGTTTGCCGGATTTTGAAATCGGCAAGGCGTGCGTTGTAAACGACGGATATGACGCGGCGATTTTTGCGGTCGGCAGAATGAACAAAATCGCGAAAAGCGCGGTTAAAATTTTAAAAGAGAAAAATATATCCGCTGCACACATAAACGTTCGCAGTGTAAAGCCGTTTGACATGGCGCTTTTGGAGGAATATTCCAAAAAATGCAAGCTTGTTTTCACGCTGGAGGACAACCTTGTAAACGGCGGTTTCGGAAGCTATCTCGCGGTAAATTCAAACATCAGAAATTTTGTTAATATCGGCTGGGGCGACGAATTTATTCCGCACGGAAAAGCGCGTGAACTTTTTGAAAAATACGGTCTTGACGGCAAGGGCGTTGCCGAAAAAATAGAAAATGCTTTGAATAATTTATGA